CTCACAAGGCCTCACCTGTAATTCCGATAAGGTGAGTCACTGTCTGTCTTTCCTTACCACAAACAACTTACTACACCCATTGTGCACTCTCTCACAAGTTATCTTAACACACACGTGAAGAGCCCTCTACTGTTTATTGACGAAAGGAGGTTGGCTGGGGGATTCGTCacttctttgtttatgtttcttaGATCTTTGAGATGTTTGTCAACATTTGACAGGTTTGTATTTTCTCATCTGGCTACCTACTTGGGTCCAGCTTCTCATACAGGGATGTCCGCCTTGACTTTTTCTGAAGCTGGATTAATGTTCTCAATGTAATAATAGACAAATAATGTAACATATCTGATGCTGGCTAAATGTTCGCAATTTAATAATAGACAAGTAATATAATGTTCACTTACcacaatgttttgtgtttcacaTCATTTGATCTACAATTTCGCGATACAAGTCATTCGAACGAAGCAGCAGATGGGACATAAAACATTGAAGtggaataaaacattttaatgcgAAATATGCACACACCTGCAATTGCTTAATGTGAAAATGCAGTAACTGTTCAGAGTATGATCATTGTAGGTTCATTGATACTGatagagaaaaacaaaggtTGGTTAGAAACATTGAGGTTAAGCTGCTTGACATATTTTGCTTTTCACAGAATggtgcatatttttttcagagcaTTAAAATGGACACCTTTGTTGGAGATGTACAATCATCTCAGAACATCTTACTGTTTCCCACAGTAAGAAGAATAGATGTCACAAAAGTGGTTAAATATtagatgacaaaaaaatgaaacttcGAGACTGCTTTGTCGCCGTAGTTAACAGGTTTTCAGTTTAAAGAGCCTTGATGAGCCAGCCACCGAAGAAGCTATGGTTAGTTCCATAGATGTAGACTGAATTACGGCTGTAGACCCAGACTCTGTCTCCAGCCTGTAGGGTCACCGGGTACATGTACTCGTTGCTGGCGTTATCGTGAGTACGTGACTCCCCGCGCAGCACCATGTGTCCGTTGACATACAAATCCCAGTTTGCATGGCCGTTTCCTCTGGTGAACATCTGGACCAGGAAGACGTAGAGACCTCGGCAAGGTGCAGTGAAGACCCCGGTGGTAGGGCTGTAACCGCCGCCAGTGTTCATCAGGACATGGTTGAACACCAAGGGACCGGCTCCAACGGTTAGCAGATGGGAGTGAAGTGTAGCCGTGAAGAACACTCGCTGGTCAAGGAGAGCTAAATAAGGTGGAAATGAGTTCAAAGggtattttcatttgtttaaaagaaaaaaaaaaacagatacaaaaattGGCATCGAAAATGATAAAGATTATTAATAACAGTAAAAAGTGACAAAGAATGTGATGACAAAGTGCAGTCACCCTACAGTCGGCTAGGGTAAGGGACATTACTCTCAATATCGGTAATCCAACATAAATAATACcaaggcaaaatatttttagtaaagcTGGAGGAATCTTCAGTTCCAAATTGCTTTGCatgatgtacaaataaaaatgatgtgtatagagagaggtggggggaggCATTTTGCTGAGACAACGACAAAGGGAGATTACTACACAAGAGAAAGGGAGTCTATCAAAGTACATCACGCTTGCTCTCAGTCTCTTACCAATTTTCGAATTGAGTGTGTTGATTTGAGACTGAAGTTGACTGACCCCGACGGGAAAGTGCTTGATGAATGAATCCACTGTTGGTGCCATGGCCACCATGAGGATCAGTAGAGCGACTGCCATTGTCAGGTATAGTCGACAGCTGAAACTGAAATTTTCACATAAACATTGACATGGCTTCGCTTTTCATTCCGGACTGtcattgtggttttttttaatagattggTCGAAGTCTACCATTCTAAAACACACGCTTGCAGTTTCGTCTACCTTTTGGCTAAAACATCGATCAAGTAGAGTGTCATAGCTACATACACCTGTTGGTGTAGACGTAGATGTAGGTGATCTACCAGGGACTTAATCGGAGATGTTTTgctcgttttgtttgtttgtttgtttttgaataaaataccaatatgatcaattttaatccatttaaattaatttattctatttttttaattatttaggTACACTCAGGCTTCgctgtatctgtgtgtgtttggagggGGGAGAGATGGCCTGATTATTTTTgtcgagatttttttttttttttgaggggggggggggaaagtttgtttggttttttaaaactctCACTATATGTCACCCTCTATTTTTGAAATTGGCgcacaatatttttgtcacacaatatttttgaaattggCGCACAATAAGTAATAAAACGAAGGGTTTTTTAAAACGCTAAaccttatttaattatttagcAGTACCTAAAATTGATTACAAATTGATGTCATTGTACTCAAGtaacatgttttaaaacaatacttttgtaaaacaaagaagagtatGACACAAAGGACCACGTGGTTTCCCGTCCAAATCCTGCCCCACCTGGCCGTTATGACTCGCTGCTGAAATCATGATGCCGGTGTTTTCTGTGCATCTGCCAGCTTTAACGAGGGTGGCTATCAAGGACCAAAAACCAACAGATCTTTTCTGTTGTCGCTGATGTTAACCATGTCGTGGTCAGTGCTTGTCTGCTGCTGGTGTCAGCCATCGGATACATTTTGTGTGCAAATGGCAGGCTACTTCCACCCATTGAAATAGAAGTGTGATggtcataaacattatttttttctcctttttgtagaaaaatgttGGAGATTACAGGCCATAGAGGGGTCTCCCGGACAAACACCCagtgttttataataataaaaatagtaaaaaatcatcgtcatcatcatcatcttcatctcgACATTTACTTAACAAGTAATACCGGTAATGAAGGAGCCTGCTTTCaacgcttgagacaagaactaGAAAATCGGCAACATACTaggaatgaaagaataaacaataatgataagtaataacagaacaaaacatggaagGCGCAAAGAGAAACGACTAACAACGGTAAGGGCTGAGAGGAGAGAGATTTCGTCTGGTTTGCTACACAACAACTAAACCAGTGACTATATGTTGTTGGTCTGGGGACAGGGTTAGCTACCATACGGTCTAGATAGGAtgaaagggaagagaagtttAGATAACTAGTTAGAGAGAAATgctgcaaaacacaaaacagtttGCACCGAATACAACAATAGAGAACCCTTATTGTGATGCTTGTCTAGCACCATGACCCGCAGTTTATTATACTTGCAGATCCAAACGAAAAAATTAAGGAAGAAATGTCCTGATGAAGGCTGTCTTCTCCTTGATGTAATGGATTTAATATTTGATAACTCTACTGATCTTTCGAAAGGCAAAGGTGTTAGTATGTTTGTCTCTTTGTGTATGTGCGGACGTGTTAGCatatgtttatctgtgtgtatgtgtgtatgtgtttataagAGAATACATCTCATTACCACAGGTTAGTGGAGACCACATTCTAACAAGAGGATGTGAAGTCTCGTGATCAGATGAACCTACCTTCAGGTGAACGCTGTCAGTCCCGGGGTGTCCCGCCAAGAGCATTGGTGGACAAGAGGAGAGATGTCAACCTTTTTATACCCTAGACCACCATTAGCCAGTGACTCTCGGACACCAGATGATGAATACaatcatgttttaaaagaatcTCGTATTTCAGGTTAAAAGCATGTATGAAGGACACTTTTGCTAATGTGAACAGTAAAATTAATGATCTGTCATATTTATCTATATCAACTAGCGTATCATATATTGCTTATTCTGTTCAATTCTGTACTTTACAACAGATGTTGCCAGGTGTAATGGAGACTCTGCAAAACCCGGATGATGACTCTGGCTGGGCGAATATTGCCTTCCTGCCAGGAACAAGTGgacttggcaaaaaaaaaaaaaaaaaaaaaaaaaaaaaagaaggaacatTGGCATGCAGAAAGGAAACTGGTAATTATTAACTGAAGAACATTTTCCAGGAGAAGTACATTACTGGTGTATTAAACAATGTTCAGTAGCATCTTGTGTTTCAGATCATCGTATTTCTCAAGGACGgcttttgaaatgtaaaaaaaaatgtttgttctgtgGTTGGTTTCTCTCTACCAAACGTCTTTCGAGATGCTGCTTAttacttttcactttttcacGAAAATGTCACTGAGACCATGAGACTAACAAAAATACTGGACAATGAGCCGGTTGGTAGGATACTGTAGCTTCTGTATTGTCTGTGCTTAGGAATTTCACAAATACTGAGAAGTGAAAGTGGCATCGTAAACAATCTTATGTAGAAAGTAAATCGGAAACATTTCGAAGACACGCTTCATATCGATGAGTAAATCATTTTATTCGtacattaaaagtattttacaaatgtCCATTTGCCAACTCACTACAGACAAATCCAATTTTGTCAGTTTGaaaacttcatcatcattatccgGAGAATCACTCATTTTCACCTGCATACGACTGTTGATAGACACTGAGTATTGATGTATGACACCTGCCGCTCGACAGTCCAAGGACAATGACTCCTTAATTAATTTTGATCTGCCCATCCCATAGTTTTTCATATGAAGTGTTCACCGTCAAGTGAGTTTAACGAGGGGGCCAGCTACTATACATCCGCAAACATCTACACACTGTCggcaatctctctgtccatgatagtAACAGGCTGAACACTATTGTCCACATCTGCTGCAAGATAATTGGTGTCAGACAGAGGGATTtaacttgatgatgatgatgtagttttatagcgcgctagtatccgcatcacaaagatgcgctcaatgcgcggtgatcccagcagccaccaaactgcaggtcaaatgaaaacttcaaaaaagtttaaacaagtgagtcttaagatttttcttgaaagatgcaaaactatcagactccttggtcgagaggggaagcgagttccacaaaagcggggctacattggagaaggatctgaaacccgcagtcttcttgttagcattccctgactgaacactcggtcgttcaagtctgaagtgtgctgctgaacgaaggttccgctggggttggtaacagcgaatgagttcttgcagatagacaggcgcaaggtcgtgaagacagccatacgttaaggttaacaatttatgctcaattcgcttctccacaggaagccaatgtaggtcacgaagtacaggagtaatatggtcagttgttttctttcctgcaacaatcctcgcagccgtattttgcactcgctgtagcctagacaactcgctctttgaaatcccccagaggcagctgttggcatagtctaatttaGAACCGATGAgagacacagcaactgcattggcagtcttcttattaagactgggtcggagtcgtccaagtgtgcggatatgaaaataacatgccttgactacagaactgacatgatcagacatagttagaagattgtcaacatagagtccaaggttccgtacggagctggagagggggattctagcttgacccacttggatggagtctagagagactttgctaaggctaagccacatagcatcgcctctgtcttctcatcattaagcttgagtttattcctcagcatccatgacttgacctctaagcaacaatcttctacagcacaaactgcctcacgcaccgactcactgtcagtactaaatgaaaaatagagttcagtgtcatctgcaaacatcttaccgttcacattatgcttctcaatgagaggaccaagctgagatgtgtaaatagaaaatagaaccgggcccaaaacagagccctgcgggacaccgcacagcaatggaactgtcactgaagaagcttgattgaccatcaccctttgtgtgcggtcactgaggtaggaatggaaccactgcaaggcggaaccaccaatgcccacctccatctggagacgagtcagaagagtggtgtgatcaatgacatcgaaggccgcactcagatccaggaggaccacaagagtcaccttccctgcatccgcactgcacagaagatcgttcataagacgcagaagggctgcctcacagctgtgcttgggtctgtacgccgactggaatttatccaagaggctgtagcggtccaggtggagtgtcaactgctgagcaacgacacgctccacaagtttcgaaacaaaaggcaaattcgacacaggtctatagttttttcCACCACCaactggtgcaacttaccttgtagtggtgtggtggcttgtgtgcctcgacgacccacagagctatgtcggcgggagccttgtgctcctggcaggtccaaccaagccgaacaggtctgtcagggtagaggccagactaaaatgttgcaccctggccctccaggttgggggttttgctatGGGTTAACAACCCATTCAAGTAAAACAtcaactgttacagaaactgcaacaatatcgcaacaggggcctggtcaggaagattcctctccaGAAGAGCTCATGACGCAGGCTGGTGAAAGCCCTAGGGAAGCCAGCATGCCGACTCATCTTCTGACgaccaaggcaaaaaccaggatagggacctggaatatcAGAACCCTTTACGAAAGTGGCAAATCAGCTCAAGTAGCGAGGGAAATGAGAAGATATAATATCACGGTCCTCGGGTTatgtgaaaccagatggaatggaaatGGGCAggccagactaacatcaggggaaaccatcatttactctggccacaaagacctggaccacgaccattcccagggagtagcactgctgatgtcaacagaggcaacaaaggcgctGAGGGCCTGGGAGCCAGTctcaccacggctcatgtctgcaagattcaatgctaaaggaaggaagactaccatcatccagtgctatgcaccaacgAATGCTGCAGacgaagaggaaaaagaagaattctataactccctgcagtctcttcttgaccgcacaccaagaagagatctgaagattatcatgggagacctaaatgccaaagtgagagatgacaacaccaacagagagctcatcatgggaagacatggcgtcgcacctgcaatgaaaacggggagctcttcatagacttctgcgctttcaaCGACCATGTCATTGGTGGCACTGtattcccacacaagaatatacacaaaacaacgtGGACTTCCCCAGATGGCCAAacggaaaaccagattgaccatataacagttggtcgaaggtggagaaggagtctccaagatgtcagagtgagaagaggagcagatgctgcttcagaccaccagcttctaatagcagtcttcaagatcaagctgaagtccttcattgatacagcaggcagaccacatcacaagttcaatacccagtacttcaagaacaaggagacacgggaaatttataactgtgaaattaagaataagtacgaggccctttcaggattggcggaagaatctgtggaagaacactggtcaacactcaaaagaatttggaagtcaacctgtacagatgttctaggaaagagggaaagaaaacataaggaatgGATAACccaagagacctgggcaaagattgaatcaagaaagggactgaaacagaagctcaaccagtgccaagaccagcaagagaaagaaggtctCAGAGCGAAATACTGGGAAGCCAatcgccaagtgaagaggtcggcaagggaggacaagagacgcttcacccacgaactaacagaggaagcagagacagcagccacacagggaaacatgaagagattatatgaaataacacgaactctgtcaggcaagagcgtaaactcaaacaagcaagtgaaagacaaaaacggcaaaaccataacaaatgatgcagagcaaagagaccgctggatggagtacttcgaagagatgctgaatagacctcatccaccatccttacctgacataccaccagcagctgaacaacttcacgtcaacaccagccctcccactaagacagaaatcatcaaagctatcaaaagcatgaaaaatgcaaagcagcaggcccggacggcatacctccagaaagcattaaaggcagacccagaaacaacagcaacaattttacagcccctcctacacaagatctgggaacaagagctaatcccagcagactggaaattaggccacctggtcaaacttccaaagaaaggagacctgtcccagtgcaacaattggcggggaatcatgctgctgtccatccccagcaaagtcctgacaaggataatactagagagactgaagaaggcactagacatgagaatgagaccagaacaagcagggtttcgccaagACAAATAATGCACTGACCATATTGCAACCCTTcgtatcatcatagaacagtctatcgaatggcaatcctccctttatataacctttgtggactttgagaaggccttcgacagtgtagacagggatgtcatctggagactgatgaaccactatggtattccacctaaattcataaacatcgtccagggattgtatgaagactcatcctgccaagttatccataatggcaaactcactaaaccttttgtaatgaagactggtgtaagacagggttgcatactatcaccgacaatcttcctgatggtcatagactgggttatgtgtaagacgacccaagacaacaacaccgggatccagtggaccttcactaaacagctagaagacctggactttgcagatgacattagtctcctatctcatcggcagcagcatgcacaaaccaaactgagcaagctagcagaggaagcagaaaagaccggcttaaagatcaacaaaaaagaagaccgaagtgatgaaattcaacaacaaagcaggaacttccaattcaacttcaaggagagaacatcctagaaacagaccgcttcacatatctggggagcatcgtcagcaaggatggtggagcggacgaagacatcagaagccgcataaacaaggccaggcatgctttcaacagtctgcgccccatctggaactcccgagcattatcccttcgcaacaagacccgcatatttaacaccaatgtgaaggcagtcctactgtatggctctgaaacttggagagtgacaaacaccatcaacaacaagctccagaccttcaccaaccgatgccttcgccatattttgagaataagatggcctgagaggatctcaaacagcagcctgtgggaaagaactaaccagaatgccactagtcaagacatcaaaaagcgcaagtggggttggataggacacaccctgcgcaaaccggctgacaccattgccaggcaggcacttgactggaacccgcaggggaagagaaaagttgggaggccaaaacagacttggagaagatcagtagagagcgaggcaaaggctgccggaaccacatgggcccaactgaggggggctgcccaaaaccgggttcgctggcgaggtgttgttgcggccctatgctccttgaggagtaacaaggaatgatgatgatgatagttttTACACGAGCtcgggtccaagttgtgcttctttaagataggcttgatcacagctgttttaaattgtctgggtacagaggcagagaaaaggctagcattgactatgcgaactatTACAGGAagcagaatgtcaaggtgctggagaagaacactagtTGGGATAGGgtcatccacagacgtggttgggctacaacgccgaactaatttcaatagttcatcttctgtcactggttgaaagttagagaggggcgtgccacaaaacaagtcactggtttgctccacagtatcaaccgagtcactgaagctgtccattatggtctttattttgtcttcaaagtaagcacttaatGTACTGGCAGCGGTCTGGTCATCCATCTCtagaagaacaggctgagtcacatctttacccaggagaccattcacaactgcgaacatcttgcgggaatcagaaactgcatagcttagaatattcataacataccgcgtcctagctttgacaatgatggctgaacactggctccttgtatggcgataaatctgacgatccacctccagtctactcttgcGCCATTTGCGCCCCGCCTGACGCCTGACCTTCTTGGCTTGGCGTACCTCTGGAGTAAACCACGCGGTATCAGGACGCCAAATGCCATAAGACAACATCTGATAACCAACTAAAAAGGTTCCAGTTAAGAATTCTCCATAGAACTTTTCCAACTAACAGTTTTCTCTTTATAAGAAAGATTGTTAATTCCCCCAAATGTGCTATATGTCTTAATGATGAAGAGACAATAAGTCATCTGTTATTGCAATGTCAACTTGTTAGTGCTTTCTGGAGAGATTTACATTCAGTCATGATTAGTAAATGTGCAACactaagaaattttaatttttctgaaaaacttattttacttGGTGTACAGGACAACATTTGTACGGACAAAGTGTTAGACCTAAttatcttgttagcaaaatgttacatttacgTAGGCAAATGAAAAAACGATATGCCCTCTATACATGcctttttgaagattgtaaaatacagatataatatAGAAAGATTTCATAGTATTTTAGGTAATAAATTAGATAAATTATGGAAACCatatcaaaattattaatataagcgCAATTAGTGGAAGCTGGGATGTTCACTTTCACTTCTTCTCCACATCTTTCCTCTTTATTCTTTTCCCCCTTCTATAATGTAGTAATCAATGTGATAAATGTCATATATGTTGTGCTATTAAACAAATGATGTGTATAGAGAGAAGAGGGAGGCATTTTGCTGAGACAACGACAAAGTGAGATTACTACACAAGAGAAAGGGAGTCTATCAAAGTACATCACTCTTGCTCTCAGTCTCTTACCAATTTTTGAATTTAGTGTGTTGATTTGGGACTGAAGTTGATTGACCCCGACATGATGGTGCCAGAAGAATGAATCCACTGTTGGTGCCATGGCCACCATGAGGATCAGTAGAGCGAGTGCCATTGTCAGTTATAGTCGACAGCTGAAACTGAAATTCTCACATAAACATTGACATGGCTTCGCTTTTCATTCCTGACTGtcattgtggtttttttaatggattggTCGAAGTCTACCATTCTGAAACACACGCTTGCAGTTTCGTCTACCTTTTTGGCTAAAACATTGATCAAGTGTCATAGCTACATACACCTGTTGGTGTAGACGTAGATGTAGGTGCTCTAACAGGGACATAATCAGAGATGTTTTgctcgttttgtttgtttgtttttgaataaaataccaatatgatcaattttaatccatttaaattaatttattctattttttttattatttaggtTACACTCAGGCTTCgctgtatctgtgtgtgtttggagggGGGAGAGATGGCCTGATTATTTTTGTCGAGTttttttgcggttttttttttttttgtggggggggggggtttgtttggtttttttaaaactctcaCTATATGTCACCctctatttttgaaaaaaaatcgattAGCGCACAATAAGTAATAAAACGAAGGGTTTTTTAATGCTAAGCTTTACTTGATTATTTAGCAGTACCtaaaattgattaaaaatttATGTCATTGTACTcaagtaacatattttaaacaatacttttgtaaaacaaagaagagtatGACACAAAGGACCACGAGGTTTCTCGTCCAAATCCTGCCACACCTGTCCGTCATCACTCGCTGCTGACATCATGATGCAGGTGTTTTCTGTGCATCTGCCAGCCTTAGCGAGGGTGGCTATCAAGGACCAAAGACCAACAGATCTTTGCTGTTGTCGCTGATGTTAACCACGTCGTCGTCAGTgcttgtctgcatgtctgtctccCTCTTAGCTCTTGCACTTCGCTGCTGGTGTCAGCCATCGGATACATTTTGTGTGCAAAGTGCAGCTAGGCTACTTCCACCCATTGAAATATAAGTGTGATGGTCGtaacacattttttctcttttttttagaaaaatgttggACAACTCTTAAcaactcttttatttatataaacttcaagaacttttttgtgaaaggtgaagatttttaaaatacatgttgAGATAGTGATGCTGGTGTCTAGACAGGTTGATATAAACtttcacataaataataaacagcaagGCATGCTTGTGGTAAAAAGAGATATGATCTGTTCCTTGcactttttaatttacattatgTTATTCAAGAATTgaataaagctttttttgtAATCCTGAACTATTGGCTATAATTTGTCTCTATAAATTGTTGCTAGAGATAATGTGTAATACACTGCTTTAGTACTACACATCCCCAGGAGAACTATTTGAGCTCACTAGCTTCACTCTTTGTGTATGTGCGGACGTGTTAGCatatgtttatctgtgtgtatgtgtatgtgtttataagAGAATAATCTCATTACCACAGGTTAGTGGAGACCACATTCTAACAAGAGGATGTAAAGTCTCGTGATCAGATGAACCTACCTTCAGGTGAACGCTGTCAGTCCCGGGATGTCCCGCCAAGAGCAGTGGTGGACCATAGGACAGATGTCAACCTTTTTATACCCTAGACCACCATTAGCCAATGACTCTCGCAGACCAGACGATGAACACAAATCTGTTCAAAAAGAATCTCGTATTTCAGGTTAAAAGCATGTATGAAGGACATTTTTACTAAtgtgaaaagtaaaattaatgcTCTCTCATATTTGTCTATATCAACTAGAGTATCATATATTGCTTATTCTGTTCAATTCTGTACTTTACAACAGATGTTGCCAGGTGTAATGGATACTCTGCAAAACCCGGATGATGACTGGCTGGGAGGATATTGCAGAATTTCCGTTGCCTTCCTGCCAGGAACAAGTGAacttggcaaaaaaaaaaaaaaaaaaaaagaaaaaaagaaaaaaaaagaaagaacagcattgGCATGCAAAGAGGAAACTGGTAGTTATTAACTGAAGAACATTTTCCAGGAGAAGTACATTACTTCACTGGTGTATTAACAATGTCCAGTAGCATCTTGTGTTTCAGATCATCGTATTTCTCAAGGACGgttttttgaaatgtaaaaaaaaatggttgctCTGTGGTTGGTTTCTCTCTACCAAACGACATTCCAGATGCTGcttattatttttcacttttttaacgAAAATGTCACTGAGACTatgaaaccaaaacaaaaacaaaaaaacaaaaaaactggacGACGAGCCGGTTGGTAGGATACTGCAGCTTCTGTATTGTGTGTGCTAGGAATTTCACAAATACTGAGAAGTGAAAGTGGCATCATAAACAATCTTATGTAGAAAGTAAATCGGAAACATTTCGAAGACAAGCTTA
This window of the Pomacea canaliculata isolate SZHN2017 linkage group LG4, ASM307304v1, whole genome shotgun sequence genome carries:
- the LOC112562228 gene encoding cerebellin-3-like isoform X1; protein product: MALALLILMVAMAPTVDSFFWHHHVGVNQLQSQINTLNSKIALLDQRVFFTATLHSHLLTVGAGPLVFNHVLMNTGGGYSPTTGVFTAPCRGLYVFLVQMFTRGNGHANWDLYVNGHMVLRGESRTHDNASNEYMYPVTLQAGDRVWVYSRNSVYIYGTNHSFFGGWLIKAL
- the LOC112562228 gene encoding cerebellin-3-like isoform X2, with amino-acid sequence MAVALLILMVAMAPTVDSFIKHFPVGVSQLQSQINTLNSKIALLDQRVFFTATLHSHLLTVGAGPLVFNHVLMNTGGGYSPTTGVFTAPCRGLYVFLVQMFTRGNGHANWDLYVNGHMVLRGESRTHDNASNEYMYPVTLQAGDRVWVYSRNSVYIYGTNHSFFGGWLIKAL